From a single Hippopotamus amphibius kiboko isolate mHipAmp2 chromosome X, mHipAmp2.hap2, whole genome shotgun sequence genomic region:
- the LOC130842423 gene encoding actin-related protein T1-like, which produces MFNPCALDTPAVIFDSGSGLCKVGMSGETGPHHVISSVVGHPKFNMALPEANQKNYFVGEKALFKYEALHLHYPIERGLVTRWDDMEKLWKYLFEWELGVKPCEQPVLMIEPSLNPRETREKTTEVMFETFNVPAFYLSNHAVVALYASASVTGLVVDSGDGITCTVPVFEGYSLPHAVTKLYVAGRDITEHLTRLILASGCNYPCILNKALVDDIKETLCYVALEPEKELCKKPEEVLREYKLPDGNVIHLGDQLYQVPEILFAPDQLGVHNPGLSKMVCSSIMKCDTDIQKNLFAEIVLSGGTTLFPGLEERLMKELEQLAFRGTPIKITASPDRCFSAWIGASIVTSLSSFKQMWITSADFMEFGTCVIQRRCF; this is translated from the coding sequence ATGTTTAACCCATGTGCATTAGATACTCCAGCTGTAATTTTTGACAGTGGATCGGGACTCTGCAAAGTAGGTATGTCTGGAGAGACTGGACCCCATCATGTCATCAGTTCTGTCGTGGGGCATCCTAAATTCAACATGGCTTTACCGGAAGCCAATCAGAAAAATTACTTTGTGGGAGAAAAAGCCCTGTTCAAGTATGAAGCCTTGCATTTGCACTACCCCATTGAACGTGGACTGGTAACAAGATGGGATGACATGGAGAAACTCTGGAAGTATCTTTTTGAGTGGGAGCTGGGAGTAAAACCCTGTGAACAACCTGTGCTCATGATTGAGCCCTCCTTGAATCCAAGGGAGACTCGAGAGAAGACAACAGAAGTGATGTTTGAGACCTTCAATGTGCCTGCCTTCTACCTGTCCAACCACGCGGTTGTAGCACTCTATGCCTCTGCCTCTGTCACAGGCCTAGTCGTGGACAGTGGTGATGGGATCACTTGCACTGTCCCCGTCTTTGAGGGTTACTCCCTTCCTCATGCTGTCACCAAACTCTATGTGGCAGGGAGGGACATCACAGAGCACCTCACCCGACTCATCCTAGCTAGTGGGTGTAATTACCCTTGCATACTCAACAAGGCCTTAGTGGATGACATAAAAGAGACACTGTGCTATGTGGCCTTAGAGCCAGAGAAAGAACTTTGTAAGAAGCCAGAGGAAGTCCTGAGAGAATACAAACTACCAGATGGAAACGTCATCCACCTTGGGGACCAGCTGTATCAAGTACCTGAGATTCTTTTTGCACCTGACCAGCTGGGTGTCCACAACCCAGGACTATCAAAAATGGTCTGCAGCAGCATTATGAAGTGTGACACCGACATCCAGAAAAATCTTTTTGCGGAAATTGTGCTGTCTGGGGGCACCACTCTCTTCCCTGGGCTTGAGGAGAGACTTATGAAAGAACTGGAACAGCTGGCCTTCAGAGGAACTCCCATCAAGATCACCGCTTCTCCTGATAGATGTTTCTCTGCGTGGATAGGTGCTTCCATTGTGACCTCTCTGAGCAGTTTCAAGCAGATGTGGATCACTTCTGCGGATTTCATGGAGTTTGGGACATGTGTCATCCAAAGAAGATGCTTCTAA